The following coding sequences are from one Kushneria phosphatilytica window:
- the nfuA gene encoding Fe-S biogenesis protein NfuA has product MSQIIEITDSAQEYLAELLAKQDVEGIGVRVFITQPGTPYAETCLAYCRPGEEEATDEVVELSRFNVYIEQNSAPFLEDAVVDFNADRMGGQLTIKAPNAKMPQVSEDSPLEDRVNYILFSEINPGLAAHGGEIRLIQLTDDNVAVLQFGGGCQGCAAVDVTLKQGVERTLIERIPELTAIRDVTDHSDTTNAYY; this is encoded by the coding sequence ATGAGTCAGATCATTGAAATTACCGATAGCGCTCAGGAGTATCTCGCCGAGCTGCTAGCAAAACAGGATGTCGAAGGCATCGGTGTCAGGGTGTTCATCACCCAACCCGGTACCCCCTATGCTGAAACCTGCCTGGCCTATTGCCGCCCGGGTGAGGAAGAAGCTACGGATGAAGTTGTTGAACTGTCGCGTTTCAACGTGTACATCGAACAGAATAGTGCCCCCTTTCTCGAAGACGCCGTAGTCGATTTCAACGCGGATCGTATGGGCGGGCAGCTGACCATCAAGGCGCCCAACGCCAAGATGCCGCAGGTCAGCGAAGACAGCCCACTGGAAGATCGGGTCAATTATATTCTGTTCAGCGAGATCAACCCCGGTCTGGCCGCACATGGCGGTGAAATCCGCCTGATTCAGCTGACCGATGATAATGTGGCTGTTCTCCAGTTTGGAGGCGGGTGCCAGGGTTGCGCCGCTGTAGACGTCACCCTTAAGCAGGGCGTTGAACGCACTCTGATCGAGCGTATTCCCGAACTGACCGCCATTCGCGATGTGACCGATCACTCTGATACGACCAACGCTTACTACTAA
- a CDS encoding DNA-binding protein — translation MARNGVQYQDVQRAIETLIQRGDTPSVQRIREVLGTGSFTTISDHLREWRTRREENRDTPLPQAIPERLQEALYGLWQQAQEEAHEALSFYRRQADEDIQQCREETRIAQRLAEDAEQRLQALGERFDANEARLEEKTTALARQESELAQLRSQCEDREQRLAMRDAQIEALSEERERQEREHQQTIEQAEQNHRKRLAQEESRHETAENRLMQLLDSARHEKQEAEKQSRRRQEQLEERIEKMTAQVEEQRRALQEEERKTRELSSQIKQSEKALQESHAREERLSGEITENEQEMTRLRTEIRVLQERLSRAPMPPFVY, via the coding sequence ATGGCGCGTAATGGCGTGCAATACCAGGATGTCCAGCGGGCAATCGAAACGCTGATTCAGCGTGGTGATACGCCCAGTGTTCAACGTATACGTGAGGTATTGGGAACCGGCAGCTTCACTACTATCAGTGATCACCTGCGTGAGTGGCGTACCCGACGTGAAGAAAATCGTGATACGCCTCTCCCCCAGGCTATCCCGGAAAGGCTCCAGGAAGCGCTTTATGGCCTTTGGCAACAGGCACAGGAGGAGGCGCACGAAGCACTCTCTTTCTACCGTCGCCAGGCAGATGAGGATATCCAGCAGTGCCGTGAGGAAACCCGTATCGCCCAGCGTCTTGCCGAAGACGCCGAGCAGCGGTTGCAGGCACTGGGAGAACGCTTTGACGCTAACGAAGCACGGCTGGAAGAAAAGACCACAGCGCTTGCCCGGCAGGAAAGCGAACTGGCACAGCTGCGTTCGCAGTGTGAAGACCGCGAGCAGCGCCTGGCCATGCGTGATGCCCAGATTGAAGCGCTCAGTGAGGAGCGGGAGCGTCAGGAGCGCGAGCATCAGCAGACCATCGAGCAGGCAGAGCAGAATCACCGCAAGCGCCTTGCTCAGGAAGAAAGTCGGCATGAGACAGCAGAGAATCGACTGATGCAGCTGCTGGATAGCGCTCGACACGAAAAGCAGGAGGCTGAAAAGCAATCCCGCCGACGTCAGGAGCAGCTCGAAGAGCGCATCGAGAAGATGACAGCCCAGGTCGAAGAGCAGCGCCGTGCACTGCAGGAAGAAGAGCGCAAGACTCGCGAGCTTTCCAGCCAGATCAAACAGTCCGAAAAGGCGTTACAGGAAAGCCATGCGCGCGAAGAGCGACTCAGTGGTGAAATCACCGAAAACGAGCAGGAGATGACGCGACTGCGCACGGAAATCAGGGTGTTACAGGAGCGCCTGTCGCGAGCGCCCATGCCGCCCTTCGTTTACTGA
- a CDS encoding tyrosine-type recombinase/integrase, producing MEGHSRDNDTDTALAAPGQAVERQITGPPSALEQAHIIAGSDAEAVAQWLAEYRQSPRTFRHYRKESERLLLWLEKRGQHLNELRRDELDAFEAFLADPQPRQHWIGPPRPRHSPEWRPFRQPLSAASRRQSLVILQGMMSWLVEAGWLTHNPFRLMRNKRQRMDNRHERVERYLERPLWQWFWGYLDTPEVEQSRRQHYERARLRFIFAFAYLLGPRISEMAAARMNDFMQREGQWWWQVTGKGGRTSRIPVTPALMDALIEWRKVLKLSELPQPEEATPLIRALDGQRGITDNQLYRLIRATFSRAAEALAGDHATSFSETERSRMVVQLRQATPHWLRHTAITHQAQQGVELRYLASTARHARLETTARYLHEEDREWHAQMQRHTLPSITDDEGNDAL from the coding sequence ATGGAGGGACACAGCAGGGATAACGATACCGACACTGCATTAGCAGCACCTGGGCAGGCAGTAGAACGCCAGATTACAGGCCCGCCCTCTGCGCTTGAGCAGGCGCATATTATTGCCGGCAGTGATGCTGAAGCCGTGGCACAGTGGCTTGCGGAATACCGGCAAAGCCCACGGACCTTTCGCCATTACCGCAAGGAGAGCGAGCGGTTGCTACTGTGGCTCGAGAAAAGAGGGCAGCATCTGAATGAACTGCGCCGGGATGAGCTTGATGCCTTCGAAGCCTTTCTCGCCGATCCTCAGCCCAGGCAACACTGGATAGGCCCACCCCGACCGCGTCACAGCCCGGAGTGGCGTCCATTTCGACAACCGTTATCCGCAGCCAGCCGTCGACAGTCACTGGTTATCCTGCAGGGCATGATGAGCTGGCTGGTTGAAGCCGGGTGGCTGACCCACAATCCTTTCAGGCTGATGCGCAACAAGCGCCAGCGCATGGATAATCGTCATGAGCGGGTTGAGCGCTATCTGGAGCGGCCCCTGTGGCAATGGTTCTGGGGGTATCTGGACACACCGGAAGTCGAACAGAGCAGGCGCCAGCACTATGAGAGGGCACGTCTGCGTTTCATCTTCGCCTTCGCTTACCTGTTGGGACCACGGATCAGCGAGATGGCCGCTGCACGCATGAACGACTTCATGCAAAGGGAAGGACAGTGGTGGTGGCAGGTCACGGGCAAGGGCGGGCGTACCAGTCGCATCCCTGTTACGCCGGCGTTAATGGACGCACTGATCGAATGGCGAAAAGTACTGAAGCTGTCGGAGTTGCCACAGCCGGAAGAAGCGACGCCCCTGATCAGAGCACTTGATGGCCAGCGAGGCATTACGGATAACCAGCTCTATCGGCTGATTCGAGCTACCTTTTCCCGGGCGGCGGAAGCACTGGCAGGCGATCATGCAACGTCATTTTCCGAGACAGAACGTTCACGGATGGTCGTCCAGCTGCGTCAGGCAACACCTCACTGGCTGCGTCACACGGCCATCACCCATCAGGCACAACAGGGGGTAGAGCTACGCTACCTCGCCAGTACGGCGCGGCATGCCCGACTGGAAACCACAGCACGTTACCTGCATGAGGAAGATCGTGAATGGCACGCTCAGATGCAGCGCCACACTCTGCCATCCATCACCGACGATGAGGGTAATGACGCGTTATAA
- a CDS encoding SufE family protein, with protein MTPQQEQAELIDEFNMFDNWMDRYQYIIDMGRQLPEFPEEWKNDQTRIEGCQSRVWMHHERQGEQLHFQAASDAAIVSGLIAVLMRIYNDRTPGEILETSTDFLGELGLDKHLSPTRSNGLHAMLERIYTTAQRHV; from the coding sequence ATGACCCCGCAACAGGAGCAAGCCGAACTCATCGACGAGTTCAACATGTTCGACAACTGGATGGACCGCTACCAGTACATCATCGACATGGGTCGTCAACTTCCGGAATTCCCGGAGGAGTGGAAAAACGATCAGACCCGGATCGAAGGCTGCCAGTCCAGAGTCTGGATGCATCATGAGCGTCAGGGAGAGCAACTCCATTTTCAGGCTGCTTCCGATGCTGCCATCGTCTCTGGCCTGATCGCCGTACTGATGCGTATTTATAATGATCGCACTCCTGGCGAAATTCTGGAGACTTCCACGGACTTTTTGGGCGAACTGGGGCTGGATAAGCATCTCTCGCCAACACGCAGCAACGGTCTGCATGCCATGCTGGAACGTATCTATACCACTGCCCAGCGCCACGTCTGA
- the yidD gene encoding membrane protein insertion efficiency factor YidD produces the protein MRRVKSLTRRWWIPRSFMATRSSLLRRCAGLIRRGVILLLVGVVRLYQYGISPLMGPRCRFWPSCSQYTVEALQAHGVCRGSWLALRRISRCHPWHEGGVDPVPPPRDRRD, from the coding sequence ATGAGAAGGGTGAAGTCGTTGACGCGCCGCTGGTGGATCCCGAGATCCTTTATGGCAACTCGAAGTAGCCTGCTTCGCAGGTGCGCCGGGCTGATACGGCGAGGAGTTATCCTGCTGCTGGTAGGCGTTGTTCGACTCTATCAGTATGGTATCAGCCCGTTAATGGGGCCCCGCTGCCGCTTCTGGCCATCCTGCTCGCAATACACCGTTGAAGCTCTTCAGGCTCATGGCGTATGCCGTGGCAGTTGGCTGGCATTGCGCCGAATCAGCCGCTGTCACCCCTGGCATGAAGGCGGCGTTGATCCGGTCCCCCCACCTCGCGACCGGCGCGATTGA
- the hisI gene encoding phosphoribosyl-AMP cyclohydrolase: MSHGAELFRELETASPGTTVQLPHLLENMKWNDLGLVPAIAQQHDSGEVLMMAWMNEATLHETLSTGRVCYWSRSRNRPWRKGESSGQQQRLIEMRLDCDGDTLLLLVDQQGAACHTGRRSCFYTRLTHEKGEVVDAPLVDPEILYGNSK; the protein is encoded by the coding sequence ATGAGTCATGGAGCTGAATTATTCCGAGAGCTGGAAACTGCCTCACCGGGTACAACGGTACAACTGCCCCATCTGCTGGAAAACATGAAATGGAATGATCTGGGGCTGGTACCGGCTATTGCTCAGCAGCATGACAGTGGCGAGGTGCTGATGATGGCCTGGATGAATGAGGCGACTCTGCATGAAACGCTATCGACCGGGCGTGTCTGCTACTGGTCGCGCTCGCGCAATCGTCCCTGGCGCAAGGGAGAATCCTCGGGCCAGCAGCAGCGATTGATCGAAATGCGGCTCGACTGTGATGGCGATACCCTGCTGCTGCTGGTGGATCAGCAGGGTGCGGCCTGCCATACCGGGCGACGCAGCTGCTTCTATACGCGGCTTACCCATGAGAAGGGTGAAGTCGTTGACGCGCCGCTGGTGGATCCCGAGATCCTTTATGGCAACTCGAAGTAG
- a CDS encoding metal ABC transporter permease, producing the protein MDFFAALLEQPFLQQALLVGILAGVAGGLIGPYVVVKRIGYMAGGIAHTVLAGLGIASFLGGAPLVGAFVCAIIAALLIGCISLSGIDQEDTLISAFWAIGMAVGLLFISQTPGYRSDLMSLLFGNLMLSTHAMVVGLGCIVAGLAVILWLIHRPMVAVIFDEEFTRLRGIPTRALYLLLLCLVAITVVLLLQAVGLIMVIALLTLPAALAGHHVRSLAGMMLVASLVSMAFISAGLGVAWQVDLPAGATIVLLTGIGYIVSLAGHRLHRMIRRRQAISKSERSQS; encoded by the coding sequence ATGGATTTTTTTGCCGCCCTGCTTGAGCAGCCCTTTCTGCAGCAGGCCTTGCTGGTAGGAATTCTGGCTGGCGTTGCCGGCGGGCTGATCGGCCCTTATGTCGTGGTCAAGCGCATTGGCTACATGGCCGGTGGTATTGCCCATACAGTACTAGCCGGTCTGGGAATCGCGTCCTTTCTGGGGGGTGCCCCGCTGGTTGGTGCCTTTGTCTGCGCCATCATCGCTGCATTACTGATTGGCTGCATCAGTCTCAGTGGTATTGATCAGGAAGATACATTAATCAGCGCTTTCTGGGCGATCGGCATGGCCGTCGGGCTTTTATTCATCAGCCAGACCCCAGGCTATCGCAGCGATCTGATGAGCCTTCTATTCGGCAACCTGATGCTGTCGACCCACGCTATGGTAGTTGGGCTGGGCTGTATTGTGGCCGGACTGGCGGTCATTCTCTGGCTGATACATCGACCAATGGTGGCCGTGATCTTCGATGAGGAGTTCACCCGGTTACGCGGTATACCGACCCGAGCGCTCTATCTGCTGCTGCTATGTCTGGTCGCCATCACCGTGGTGTTACTGTTGCAAGCGGTAGGGCTGATCATGGTGATCGCCTTGCTGACGCTGCCCGCGGCACTGGCGGGACACCATGTGCGTTCGCTGGCCGGAATGATGCTGGTGGCTTCACTGGTGAGCATGGCTTTCATCAGCGCTGGCCTGGGGGTGGCGTGGCAGGTCGATCTGCCTGCGGGGGCTACTATCGTACTGCTGACCGGCATCGGTTATATCGTCTCGTTGGCCGGCCATCGCCTGCATCGAATGATCAGACGTCGTCAGGCAATTTCCAAATCCGAGCGGAGCCAATCATGA
- a CDS encoding metal ABC transporter ATP-binding protein, producing the protein MESAIDLEHVSLALEGQSILEDVSLSVPHKQFLGLIGPNGGGKSTLLRLMLGLLRPDTGQVRLLGRSPRQAAHSVGYVPQFTRFTRSFPISVEDVVLMGQLGHGRWWGPWRRRDRRAVDGVLATLEIESLRHRRIEGLSGGQMQRVLIARALACQPSILLLDEPTASVDTDGERALFDLFARLRQDMTIVLISHDLGFVSDHVDRVVCLNRTLVDHTAEPITADTIAQLYGQQVRMVHHHH; encoded by the coding sequence ATGGAGTCCGCCATTGATCTGGAGCATGTCAGCCTCGCCCTGGAGGGGCAGTCGATTCTCGAGGATGTCTCGTTAAGTGTTCCTCACAAGCAGTTTCTGGGGCTGATCGGCCCCAACGGTGGTGGCAAAAGCACCCTGCTGAGACTGATGCTGGGATTGCTGCGTCCTGATACCGGTCAGGTGCGTCTGCTGGGGCGCTCACCGCGGCAGGCAGCGCACTCGGTGGGTTACGTGCCTCAATTCACTCGCTTTACCCGCTCCTTCCCGATTTCGGTGGAAGATGTAGTGCTGATGGGACAACTGGGCCATGGACGCTGGTGGGGGCCGTGGCGACGGCGCGATCGGCGGGCCGTGGATGGCGTTCTGGCTACCCTCGAGATCGAATCGCTTCGTCATCGGCGCATCGAGGGACTCTCCGGTGGTCAGATGCAGCGTGTGCTGATCGCCCGGGCCCTCGCCTGTCAGCCTTCCATCCTGCTTCTCGATGAGCCCACGGCAAGCGTTGATACCGATGGGGAGCGCGCGCTTTTCGATCTGTTTGCTCGCCTTCGCCAGGACATGACCATTGTGCTGATTTCACACGATCTCGGCTTCGTCAGCGATCATGTCGATCGTGTGGTTTGCCTCAACCGCACCCTGGTCGATCATACGGCCGAGCCCATTACGGCTGACACCATTGCCCAGCTTTACGGTCAGCAGGTGCGCATGGTGCACCATCATCATTGA
- a CDS encoding dihydroorotase → MLDLLITNARVVNEGQVQTLDVGIRDGRIERLASHIDQPARETLDANGRHLLPGMMDDQVHFREPGLTHKADMASESAAAVAGGITSFMEMPNVRPPTLDAATLEAKYELARERAWANYAFYHGASNDNLEAIKALDPSTTCGIKIFMGASTGNMLVDAPQTLESIFANASIPVVTHCEDTPMVQAREQAYRERYGEDLPFRLHGEIRSREACLKSSGMAVDLARRHGTRLHVLHLTTAEEMALFEPGPVENKQITAEACVHHLWFSDEDYDHLGSFIKCNPAIKTPADRDAIRAAVNEGRIDIVATDHAPHTLSEKNNSYFAAPSGMPLVQHALLSLLEQVHQGNFTLETVVEKTSHNVARRFEVADRGFIREGCFADLVLVDMTRDTHVERESLLYKCGWSPFEGTTFRARIEATFVNGQRVWDGQQLVGVPAGQRLTYRRS, encoded by the coding sequence GTGCTGGATCTGCTGATTACCAACGCCCGCGTGGTCAATGAGGGTCAGGTACAGACCCTGGATGTAGGTATCCGGGATGGCCGTATTGAACGCCTGGCATCACACATCGATCAGCCGGCACGAGAAACGCTGGATGCCAATGGTCGGCATCTGTTGCCTGGTATGATGGACGATCAGGTGCATTTTCGTGAGCCGGGACTGACCCACAAGGCCGATATGGCCAGCGAGTCGGCTGCCGCAGTAGCAGGTGGTATTACCAGTTTCATGGAAATGCCCAATGTCAGGCCACCGACGCTGGATGCAGCTACTCTGGAAGCCAAATATGAGCTTGCCAGGGAGCGGGCCTGGGCCAACTACGCCTTCTACCACGGCGCCAGTAACGACAATCTGGAAGCCATCAAGGCACTGGACCCTTCAACGACCTGTGGCATCAAGATCTTCATGGGAGCTTCGACCGGTAACATGCTGGTAGATGCGCCGCAGACACTTGAATCGATTTTTGCCAACGCATCCATCCCGGTCGTAACGCACTGCGAGGATACGCCGATGGTTCAGGCACGTGAGCAGGCGTATCGGGAGCGTTACGGTGAAGATCTTCCCTTTCGACTGCATGGCGAAATCCGCTCGCGCGAAGCCTGCCTGAAGAGTTCAGGCATGGCCGTTGACCTGGCACGTCGGCACGGGACCCGACTGCATGTTCTGCATCTCACCACGGCCGAAGAGATGGCTCTTTTCGAACCTGGCCCGGTGGAGAACAAGCAGATCACGGCAGAAGCCTGTGTGCATCACCTCTGGTTCAGTGACGAAGACTATGATCACCTGGGTTCTTTCATCAAGTGCAATCCGGCAATCAAGACGCCTGCCGATCGTGATGCCATCCGTGCTGCGGTCAATGAAGGCCGCATCGATATCGTTGCGACCGACCATGCCCCGCATACCCTGAGTGAGAAAAACAATTCCTATTTTGCTGCGCCTTCCGGCATGCCACTGGTTCAGCACGCCCTGCTGTCCCTGCTCGAGCAGGTTCATCAGGGGAATTTTACGCTGGAGACCGTCGTCGAGAAGACCAGTCATAATGTTGCGCGTCGATTCGAAGTGGCCGATCGCGGTTTCATCCGTGAAGGATGTTTTGCCGATCTGGTACTGGTTGATATGACACGCGACACCCATGTTGAAAGAGAGAGCCTGCTCTACAAGTGTGGCTGGAGTCCCTTTGAGGGGACGACTTTCCGGGCGCGAATCGAGGCGACGTTTGTCAACGGTCAGCGTGTATGGGATGGCCAGCAGCTGGTCGGCGTACCGGCTGGTCAGCGTCTCACTTATCGGCGTTCCTGA
- a CDS encoding Fur family transcriptional regulator — translation MSDTDTLVRIAEQRCQDNGSRFTPIRRRVFEMISDSPGGLKAYELLDRLSNEHASARPPTVYRALDFLSEQGLIHRIESRNAYIACPCPEHARGFQLMICRHCGRVEELHEHEVVNLLEQIAARHDFRIERQTIELSGLCHECRE, via the coding sequence ATGAGCGATACGGATACTCTGGTCCGAATAGCCGAACAGCGCTGCCAGGATAATGGCTCTCGTTTCACCCCGATTCGTCGACGTGTCTTTGAAATGATCAGCGACAGTCCGGGTGGGCTCAAGGCCTATGAACTGCTGGATCGGCTGTCGAACGAGCATGCTTCAGCCAGGCCTCCCACGGTTTACCGGGCGCTTGATTTTTTGAGCGAACAGGGACTGATTCATCGTATAGAGTCTCGCAACGCTTATATTGCCTGCCCCTGTCCGGAGCATGCGCGCGGCTTCCAACTGATGATCTGTCGCCATTGTGGGCGCGTGGAAGAACTGCATGAGCATGAGGTCGTCAATCTGCTTGAGCAGATTGCAGCTCGCCATGATTTCCGGATTGAGCGCCAGACCATTGAACTGTCAGGTCTTTGCCATGAGTGCCGGGAATAG
- a CDS encoding acyl-CoA thioesterase, whose product MSQTHEASHEITLRFLAEPNEVNFGGKVHGGTVMRWIDHAGYTCASGWSGHYCVTIYVSGIRFLSPIAIGDLVDVHAQLLYTGRSSMHIGVDVRARNPRGAKSRLTTHCIVVFVALDESGNKVEVPHWEPGTEREKAMQAYAMRLIELRETIQEEMSEFLTDDSGIVPGN is encoded by the coding sequence ATGTCACAGACCCATGAAGCATCACATGAAATAACGCTTCGCTTTCTCGCCGAGCCCAATGAAGTCAATTTCGGTGGCAAGGTCCATGGCGGTACCGTCATGCGCTGGATTGACCACGCCGGCTATACCTGCGCCTCGGGATGGAGTGGTCATTACTGCGTCACCATCTATGTCAGTGGTATTCGCTTTCTTTCGCCTATCGCCATTGGCGACCTGGTGGATGTACATGCCCAGCTGCTGTATACGGGTCGCAGCAGCATGCATATCGGTGTCGATGTCCGGGCGCGCAACCCGCGCGGTGCCAAAAGCCGTCTGACGACACACTGTATCGTGGTGTTCGTAGCCCTGGATGAGAGTGGTAACAAGGTAGAAGTTCCTCATTGGGAACCGGGTACCGAACGGGAAAAAGCCATGCAGGCTTATGCCATGCGCCTGATTGAGCTGCGCGAAACCATCCAGGAAGAGATGTCGGAATTCCTGACTGATGATTCGGGTATTGTTCCGGGCAATTGA
- a CDS encoding ectoine synthase, with the protein MIVRNLEECRKTDRFVEAENGNWDSTRLMLEDDKCGFSFNITRIRPGTETHIHYKHHIEAVFCYEGEGEVETIADGKKYTIRAGDMYLLDQHDEHWLRGKEQGMTVACVFNPPLTGREVHQADGSYAPPED; encoded by the coding sequence ATGATCGTGCGTAATCTGGAAGAGTGCCGCAAGACGGACCGTTTTGTCGAAGCGGAGAACGGTAACTGGGATAGCACTCGATTGATGCTGGAAGATGACAAGTGTGGTTTTTCTTTCAATATCACACGCATTCGGCCCGGCACGGAAACGCACATTCACTATAAGCACCATATCGAAGCAGTTTTCTGCTATGAAGGTGAAGGTGAAGTGGAGACCATTGCCGATGGCAAGAAATACACCATTCGCGCTGGTGATATGTACCTGCTTGATCAGCATGATGAACATTGGCTGCGCGGCAAGGAGCAGGGCATGACGGTAGCCTGCGTTTTCAATCCGCCGTTGACCGGTCGGGAAGTGCACCAGGCAGATGGCTCCTACGCACCGCCCGAAGATTGA
- the ectB gene encoding diaminobutyrate--2-oxoglutarate transaminase yields MDTQFFEHIESEVRTYSRSFPTIFDRAQGAKLWTTDGTEYIDFLAGAGTLNYGHNNPNLKGKLLEYIERDGIVHGLDFWTDAKQDFYRTLEQLILEPRGLDYKIQLPGPTGTNAVEAAIRLARKVTGRHNILSFTNGFHGVTMGALATTGNAKFRNNLGVPAVGAQFMPYDGYMGEGVDTLDYIEKALDDGSSGLDHPAAVIVEVVQGEGGINTASDAWLKRLYDICKQRDILFIADDIQAGCGRTGKFFSFEHAGIKPDMVTNSKSLSGYGLPFAMLMMRRDLDIWQPGQYNGTFRGHNLAMVTAAEALRQYWSDDKFEREVQRKGEIVRERFAQMAEMLNQAGHNASERGRGLMRGLDVDNGDLADRITHGAFERGLVIETSGQAGEVVKCLCPLTITDEELNAGLDMLEASVREVVGS; encoded by the coding sequence ATGGATACCCAGTTTTTCGAACACATTGAATCCGAGGTTCGTACCTATTCCCGATCCTTCCCGACGATTTTTGATCGGGCTCAGGGGGCAAAGCTCTGGACGACCGATGGCACTGAATACATCGATTTTCTCGCGGGTGCCGGCACGCTCAACTACGGCCATAACAACCCGAATCTGAAAGGCAAACTGCTGGAGTACATCGAACGGGATGGAATCGTTCATGGACTCGATTTCTGGACGGATGCCAAACAGGATTTCTATCGTACGCTCGAACAGCTGATTCTTGAGCCGCGCGGGCTGGACTACAAGATTCAGCTGCCGGGTCCGACGGGCACCAACGCTGTCGAGGCTGCCATTCGCCTGGCTCGCAAGGTGACCGGCCGGCACAATATCCTGTCGTTCACCAATGGTTTCCATGGCGTCACCATGGGAGCACTGGCGACAACCGGTAACGCCAAGTTCCGCAACAATCTTGGTGTTCCGGCTGTAGGCGCACAGTTCATGCCTTATGACGGCTATATGGGCGAGGGCGTTGATACGCTGGATTACATCGAGAAAGCCCTTGATGATGGTTCCAGCGGGCTGGATCATCCGGCAGCGGTCATTGTCGAAGTCGTTCAGGGTGAGGGCGGTATCAATACCGCTTCCGACGCCTGGCTCAAGCGTCTTTACGATATCTGCAAGCAGCGCGACATTCTGTTTATTGCCGACGATATCCAGGCGGGCTGTGGGCGAACCGGCAAGTTCTTCAGCTTTGAACATGCCGGTATCAAGCCGGACATGGTGACCAATTCGAAATCGCTGTCCGGCTATGGTCTGCCGTTCGCCATGCTGATGATGCGACGCGATCTGGATATCTGGCAGCCTGGTCAATATAACGGCACTTTCCGCGGCCATAATCTGGCGATGGTGACGGCGGCCGAAGCGCTACGCCAATACTGGAGCGACGACAAATTCGAGCGCGAAGTGCAGCGCAAGGGTGAAATCGTGCGTGAGCGCTTTGCGCAGATGGCTGAAATGCTCAATCAGGCTGGCCATAACGCCAGTGAGCGTGGCCGTGGCCTGATGCGAGGCCTTGACGTTGATAACGGTGATCTGGCCGATCGCATCACCCATGGCGCTTTCGAGCGCGGCCTGGTGATTGAAACCAGTGGTCAGGCAGGCGAAGTAGTCAAGTGCCTTTGCCCGCTAACGATTACTGATGAAGAGCTCAACGCAGGCCTCGACATGCTCGAAGCCAGTGTCCGGGAAGTTGTAGGCAGCTGA
- the ectA gene encoding diaminobutyrate acetyltransferase: MSTPNQTFTSSSEMAHQVMAESMVEGDIPLFIRPPSTDDGWGIYELIKSCPPLDVNSAYAYLLLATQFRDRCAVATTTDGEIVGFVSGYVKTNAPDTYFLWQVAVGEKARGKGMARRLVEAVLKREHQADVRHLETTITPDNEASWGLFRRLAQRWQAPLNSREYFSEEQLGGEHDPENLVRIGPFDPQNI; the protein is encoded by the coding sequence ATGAGTACACCCAATCAGACATTTACATCGTCTTCGGAGATGGCACATCAGGTCATGGCAGAGTCCATGGTCGAAGGCGACATCCCGCTTTTCATCCGACCCCCCAGTACGGATGACGGGTGGGGTATCTATGAACTGATCAAATCCTGTCCACCATTGGACGTCAATTCGGCCTACGCCTATCTCCTTCTGGCAACCCAGTTTCGTGATCGTTGCGCAGTAGCCACCACTACTGACGGCGAAATTGTCGGTTTTGTTTCGGGCTATGTGAAAACCAATGCCCCGGACACTTACTTCCTTTGGCAGGTTGCCGTAGGCGAAAAGGCGCGTGGCAAGGGCATGGCACGACGCCTGGTGGAGGCGGTACTCAAACGCGAACATCAGGCTGATGTTCGTCATCTGGAAACGACCATTACGCCGGATAACGAAGCTTCATGGGGATTGTTTCGCCGTCTCGCCCAGCGCTGGCAGGCACCGCTCAACAGTCGAGAGTATTTCTCTGAAGAGCAGCTCGGCGGTGAGCACGATCCGGAAAATCTGGTCCGCATTGGACCGTTCGATCCTCAAAACATCTGA